A region from the Panicum hallii strain FIL2 chromosome 1, PHallii_v3.1, whole genome shotgun sequence genome encodes:
- the LOC112902729 gene encoding uncharacterized protein DDB_G0271670-like: MTTAPNIEMIASSLRHCSLNGGGGGSSRRRGGSGRRHGGEGGDDSEGVTVELNSDVALPYHWEQCLDIRTGQVYYINWEDGTRTTVDPRTTSAFSPTPHSTSSASRRTRRASTQSSGYTSVSSVGADVNGDWRAAVAGNDSGYDNDDEEEEDDEEDGEDEDEAESSSTTSSSSSSTGSSRGSAVSSTLSSFSPTDESGSGDNGGGLGAGHVLVAAGCRACFMYFMVPKRADVCPKCGSSGLLHLSRNGYA; encoded by the exons ATGACTACTGCGCCCAACATCGAGATGATCGCCTCCTCGCTGCGCCACTGCTCcctcaacggcggcggcggggggagcAGCCGGCGCCGGGGAGGCAGCGGCaggcgccacggcggcgagggcggcgacgACAGCGAGggcgtcaccgtcgagctcaaCTCCGACGTCGCTCTGCCCTACCACTGGGAGCAGTGCCTCGACATCCGG ACGGGGCAAGTGTACTACATCAACTGGGAGGACGGCACCCGCACGACGGTGGACCCGCGCACGACCTCGGCCTTCTCGCCGACGCCGCACTCCACGTCGTCGGCGTCCCGGCGCACCCGCCGCGCGTCCACCCAGTCGTCCGGCTACACCTCCGTGTCGTCCGTGGGCGCGGACGTCAACGGCGACTGGCGGGCCGCCGTCGCCGGCAACGACAGCGGCTACGAcaacgacgacgaggaggaagaggacgacgaggaggacggcgaggacgaggacgaggcCGAGAGCAGCAGCACCACGAGCAGCAGCTCCAGCAGCACGGGCAGCAGCCGGGGCTCGGCCGTCTCGTCCACGCTCTCGTCCTTCTCCCCCACCGACGAGTCCGGCTCCGGCGACAacggcggcggcctcggcgcCGGGCACGTCCTCGTGGCGGCCGGGTGCCGCGCCTGCTTCATGTACTTCATGGTGCCCAAGCGCGCCGACGTGTGCCCCAAGTGCGGCAGCTCCGGCCTCCTCCACCTCAGCCGCAACGGCTACGCCTGA